In Acidobacteriota bacterium, a genomic segment contains:
- a CDS encoding ABC transporter permease, which yields MHAGVLVVLAMRNLRRQLRRTLLTASAMVIGGGLLIFSLAFADGSHEQWIDSGVRLGTGHVTVERPEFRVRRRIDDRLSGEVRRTVEEAFASPELAPYVVATSSKLSINGLSSSAAGARPAQIMAVDPVAESKFGMLDERVVEGRYLEPEDRLAAFVGAEMVESLELRLGSRLVVQAQDAEGEIAGQLLRVVGIFSSGVPEVDRTLMHIPLTTAGEWLGSQQDVTNVGVLLNGSAATGRVADRLERLLADPVARGEARVMRWREADPALAAAVAIDDFGNYLVQAFLFTIIAFGIVNTVLMSVMHRHREFGVLQALGLTPGQTGAVVLIEGFTLTAISGFLGVGLGLLGTWYFLGDGLDLTAMMENMDEMTFSGVAVDPLIVPLFTARRIVQVLVFILFVGAMASIYPALRASRIDVTEAMKFDR from the coding sequence ATGCACGCAGGGGTTCTCGTCGTGCTCGCGATGCGCAACCTGCGCCGGCAACTGCGGCGGACGCTGCTGACCGCGTCGGCCATGGTCATCGGCGGCGGGCTGCTGATCTTCTCGCTCGCGTTCGCCGACGGGAGCCACGAGCAGTGGATCGACTCGGGGGTGCGGCTGGGCACCGGGCACGTCACGGTCGAACGGCCCGAGTTCCGCGTGCGCCGCCGCATCGACGACCGCCTGTCCGGCGAAGTGCGGCGCACGGTCGAGGAGGCGTTCGCGTCGCCCGAGCTCGCCCCGTACGTCGTCGCGACGTCGTCGAAGCTCAGCATCAACGGCCTGTCCAGCTCGGCCGCCGGGGCCCGTCCCGCGCAGATCATGGCGGTCGACCCGGTTGCGGAATCGAAGTTCGGGATGCTGGACGAGCGGGTGGTCGAGGGACGGTACCTGGAGCCGGAGGATCGGCTGGCCGCGTTCGTCGGCGCCGAGATGGTCGAGAGTCTCGAGCTGCGCCTCGGCTCGCGGCTGGTCGTGCAGGCGCAGGACGCCGAGGGCGAGATTGCGGGTCAGTTGCTTCGCGTGGTCGGCATCTTCAGCAGCGGCGTCCCGGAGGTCGACCGTACGCTGATGCACATTCCGCTCACCACCGCCGGCGAGTGGCTCGGATCGCAACAGGACGTCACCAACGTCGGGGTCCTGCTGAACGGCAGCGCGGCCACCGGACGCGTCGCCGACCGGCTCGAGCGCTTGCTGGCCGACCCGGTCGCGCGCGGCGAGGCGCGGGTGATGCGGTGGCGCGAGGCGGACCCGGCACTCGCCGCGGCGGTGGCCATCGACGACTTCGGCAACTACCTCGTCCAGGCGTTCCTGTTCACCATCATCGCCTTCGGCATCGTCAACACCGTGCTCATGTCGGTAATGCATCGGCATCGCGAGTTCGGCGTGCTGCAGGCGCTCGGGTTGACGCCGGGGCAGACCGGCGCGGTCGTGCTGATCGAGGGGTTCACGCTGACGGCGATCAGCGGGTTCCTGGGCGTTGGCCTCGGCCTCCTGGGCACGTGGTATTTCCTCGGTGACGGCCTGGATCTCACCGCGATGATGGAGAACATGGACGAGATGACCTTCTCGGGGGTCGCCGTCGACCCGCTCATCGTGCCGCTGT